In one window of Epinephelus fuscoguttatus linkage group LG20, E.fuscoguttatus.final_Chr_v1 DNA:
- the LOC125881224 gene encoding uncharacterized protein LOC125881224, producing MSLVQQPISLTVRGADRRPAGVFLHSKFPSVKYPVSRFMDSGRVTTTTDGVIRPLVLVKIFVVKRYGVESTLEGSAHLLLSQDFQRRHFVVVHGLRFVHYSLRSDDDITMLIKTKIDNEQKYVKISQPSLEEFLNSAFMKFSIPPVSEGIRVYDETGTEVDADVFEEVLKHPNAGVFTITFDNGSQGKTLSSSSQDTSSSAGPPLLDVSNSALEISACSSDDTVFIDEDYCPSRKRSKSEKDAKFLVECALTTKPGGDRILKEYSRTKGLTDSSRRQMINILAADMTETHGTAPPRRVREKYAQGIVSLFPNLKDPYSKNGYEHFYDAESGSGYLAWRLKTIQRKSASTERRGSSRQLTGGGPTARREVSFSPEMTLSEDQCREAISFLKHSSDEAAIKHKMKLTFQYRTSMVLDEEKSTDVLTEFPRFKDIKGLIEQDFVLLFERVQLPGFWRG from the exons atgtcattggtccaacagcccattagtctgacggtccgcggtgctgaccGGCGCCCAGCGGGTGTATTTCTACACAGTAAATTCCCCAGTGTTAAATATCCAGTGTCAAGGTTCATGGACTCTGGCAGagttacaacaacaacagatgGAGTAATACGCCCTCTAGTGTTGGTGAAAATTTTCGTAGTTAAAAGATATGGTGTTGAAAGTACTCTGGAAGGCTCCGCCCACCTCCTCTTGTCTCAGGATTTTCAAAGACGCCATTTTGTAGTTGTCCACGGTCTGCG atttgTCCATTATTCACTGAGGTCTGATGATG aTATCACCATgttgattaaaacaaaaattgaTAACGAACAGAAATATGTCAAGATCAGTCAACCCAGCCTGGAAGAATTCTTGAACTCTG CTTTCATGAAATTTTCCATCCCACCTGTGAGTGAAGGCATCAGAGTTTATGATGAGACGGGAACTGAGGTGGATGCAGATGTCTTTGAAGAAGTATTGAAGCACCCCAATGCTGGTGTATTCACTATCACATTTGACAATG GTTCCCAGGGAAAAACTTTGTCCAGCTCTTCTCAGGATACATCTTCATCTGCCGGTCCACCACTGCTTGATGTAAGCAATTCAGCTCTGGAAATTTCAGCCTGCAGCTCTGATGATACAGTCTTCATCGATGAGGATTACTGCCCTTCCAGAAAACGATCAAAGTCGGAGAAAGATGCCAAATTT TTGGTTGAATGTGCACTGACAACGAAACCTGGTGGAGACCGCATACTCAAGGAGTACAGCCGAACTAAAGGTCTGACTGATTCCTCACGGCGACAGATGATTAACATCCTTGCTGCAGACATGACTGAAACTCATGG GACGGCACCACCACGACGTGTGAGAGAGAAGTATGCTCAAGGCATAGTGTCCTTGTTCCCAAACCTGAAAGATCCATATTCCAAAAATGGATAT gaacatttcTATGATGCTGAGAGTGGCAGTGGTTACTTGGCATGGAGACTCAAAACTATCCAAAGGAAGAGTGCTtcaacagagaggagagggtcATCACGTCAGCTGACTGGTGGAGGGCCGACAGCCAGAAGAGAAGTCTCATTCAGTCCCGAGATGACCCTGAGTGAGGACCAATGCAGGGAGGCCATATCTTTCTTGAAGCATTCTTCTGATGAAGCCGCTATCAAGCATAAGATGAAGCTGACATTCCAGTATCGTACCAGTATGGTCCTTGATGAAGAGAAATCCACGGACGTCTTGACTGAATTTCCACGCTTCAAAGACATCAAAGGCCTG ATTGAGCAAGACTTTGTTCTGCTGTTTGAGAGGGTACAGCTGCCAGGTTTCTGGAGAGGTTAG